Below is a window of Panthera leo isolate Ple1 chromosome B4, P.leo_Ple1_pat1.1, whole genome shotgun sequence DNA.
TACCTGCGTGGGAACTAAAGAGGGGCCCTTAAGGTAAGAAATGAGCCAAAAGGGGAAGCAAGCAGGGTCCAGGTGAGGAGGTGCTCAGGCGTCAGGCTGGTTCAGTCTAAGGAAGTGGTTTCCCAGTGGGAAGTGAGCAAGACAATCCATCCTCATACGGGAaaagtgtttttctgttttgtgtttaaaaCAAGAAACCAAGCTAATAGTGTAATGGTACATGCACAAAACACAAATACACGTTTATTGGAAATCAAGTGAAAGATGGTTTACGGAGAAAAGATGCATAATTGTAAAAAGTTTTGGAAAGCCCTGGAGGCACACCCCCCAGCCAGCTTTGTCCTCCCCATGGTGAGGAGTTGTGGACTCTGGAGCAGGGGTACCACTTCTGGTTCTATGTCTCGTTCTACTTCTGGCATTGTCATCCTCCCCCCTCTAGTCCAACCCggaggatgcaaaaaaaaaaagtttaattagcACATGTACTAAAATAGTGTCTACAGTAAACACAGCAGACCAACACGCAGAGCTTTTATTCACCTACTCAAATTCCTTTACATGTGAGCGATCTGCATTCCACCTtgccccctctcccattcacaagGCCAGGATGAATCCTGTTGGCACAGAGGAAGGGGTGCCCCTTCAACTAAGGCCACTGCCCAGATGCTCTGGGGGCGCCCCTACCATGGAAAAAGCAGGAGGAGAACAAAGAAAGCTTATCACACCACAGCCCCCCACAGGGGGAGGGAATTAGGAGGGCTGGGGAGTGCCCCCATGCTACTGCCCCAAGTCCTTAAATACAAAGCAAGGGGAGTAAAGAGGACCATTCCTCGGAAATACAGCACCAACCTCGGCATGGAGGCGAAAGGACAGTGGGCATAACCACTTCCCTCTGAGGGGGGCAGGCTGAATGAGAGCACAAACAGTTAGCGGCTGCAGCACCCCTCCCTACCAGGGTTTGGATGCAGCCTCAGCaccaggagtggggagagggaaggagaaggggtgaCAACACTGCGCCATCCGCTCTCCCTGAGCCCCCGGGCCCCAACACAGGCTTTCCTCTCCCCACTAGCCCGGGGCTGGGGACGTGGAAGAAACTGTGTGGGAATCCAAGGCccttatctatttcttcttccgTTCCTGGGAGCAGCGTGGGCAGAACCTAGAAAGCAACGTGATAGAGAGGCgggcagagaaagtgagtgaAAGGGAGAGTGCCCTCCTCCACGCAGCTCCTGGGCAGCCCAGCGCCTACCGCAACTCTCTCACTCACCATTTCCCCCGAGGCTTGGTCGTCAGCCCCACACAGGCAAAGTGGAACCACTCGATGGAACACTGAAAAGGAGGAAGACGGAAGAAGCAGAAGTCaggggccagggaagggcagaggaaagaaaagaagttccCTCCACAGATTCCTGAGAACAGTGTTCCCGTATTCCGTATTCTCTTTGGAGAATACCTCTTTGGAGGTCCCAAGGCCAACCAACTCCGCCTTCGTCTTATCCTGGAGTCCCACTATTCAACCATGTCTTCCCCTCTTGTACCCACTCCCTCATGACCCCCAGAACCCCATCTGGAGGCAAAACGGTTGGTTCTCACATCAGGGTTGTCACAGCCAATCATCTCTCCATAGGAGACCTGGTGACAAAGGCAATAGGTGGGTTCGTTGGGATCCACAGGCATATCCAACACATCAGAGGGGTGGACACTGCCAAAGGTCACTGAGGGCATCCCATACTCAGGACTTCTGCATGCCAAGAGGAAGAGAACGTGTCATCCGCAGGCAGGGAAACTACACAGGTGGTAGAAAGACATCCTGGTGGGGCAAGGGATTTGTGGCTTCTCTTCTCCATCCAGCAGACACCACAGGGATAAGGAGAAGTTACTGGCACAGAAGACGGAGAAAGTGGCAAGGGGCAGCGTGAGGCACGAGCGTGGGgcgggagaaaaaaaaatacgtcATTTGGTGAAGCGCTCCCTTATATACTCACGTGCGCACAAGTTTTAACTTCTTTTGGGCAGCCTTGGGAGCCTCCTCATCTGAGTTTTTCCCTTTGGAACGAGCACGGGcagctttcttctccttttgagtCCGGCCTTCTAGGAAAGAGGGGGGAAGCCAgaaggcagggagacagaaagatgggttaactcttccttcttccacctCCTTCCACGCGGCTGCCCCTCCCTAGGAGCTGAAGAGCTGCTTCTTCTCCCTCTGAATCCTCGCCCACCTCtcaagccccgcccccctcctcacTCTTTTTGCCTTTGCTAGAAGAGCTGTCATAGTCACTTGACTCAATCTGCTTCTCCTTCAAATCAGCCTCAAAACGGGCCAGGTCTGTGTCCAGTCGCCGAATGTGTTTGTCCACctaggtagaaggaaggaaaagagagaggtacAAGGGTAGTTccagtaaaagacaaaaaagctAAGGCGGATTCTATGTATCTCCCAGACCCAAAACAGATCCCAATACAGCTGAAGGAGGGGTCTAGGACCCCAAGGATTAGATGGGAGGTAAGTGGGGAGCCGTGAACAGGGCCATACCATCTCATAGGTCTGCATGGCAAGCTGCACCTTGTCGTCACCAAATTCCTTGCACTTGCCATAGGCTTCCTGGATCTGTTTGAGAAGGGCCAATTTTTCCTCGGAGCTCAGGCTGCGGGCGCTACTCATATACTCAGTGGCCAACTTGTCAATTTCAGCCTTCAGGTCTACAACAGAGACAGAGGCCTGGTCACTATGGCCCCTGACTGGCTAGGTGAAACACACTTCTTCCTCTTGTTTCTTGGACCTTTTCCACTGATCATCATAACCTTCGAACTAAAATGCCCTGAAAGTTCATAGGTACTGTGCCATTTACTCAAGTAATGCAACATATTGACAGTATTTGTCTTAGAGGTGCCTTCAGGTGCTGAAAACATGGCTAGCACCATTGGAACTTAAAATTATTGAAAcataaggagggagggagccttTGCACACCACATTAACACCAAAGTATATTTTTGTTGATGTCTGAAGATGCTTCTTTGCAGGGCTGGCTGCTTCTCGAACCATGAATTTTGTCTCACAGCCTCCCGATTCCTTGTCTCAAAAACATTCTGCAACAGCTCTGAGTGCTACGAACCCGGCTGGGTCATCTGCTGCTGCCGGCTTCCAGGTCTGTACATCTGTGACTCATCATTTAAAACTAGGCCCTAGTTCATTTATGTAACAGTTCTTCTACCCTATTTTGCTCATCAACCTGTTCGTATTtcccatcacttttttttctgtttgttcatctTAGACATTGTTCCGAACATTTTCATACTGGAAGGCTGGTGATGTCCCAAGACAGCGAGAGTGTAGTTTTCTACTGCCTAATATTTGGTAAGGCTCATAAAGCATGTCgatgaaaagagacaaaagaatgaCTGTAGCATGGTGCAGCGACAGACAGCTGGCAGGATCTGTGTACATACTATGTTTGTGCCCCATTTCATCTGAGGCCTTTGGAGGAAGCTGAAAATGCACATAGTTTGATAATCTCCAACTGTCTTTCTGTGTATGAACTCAAGAGCTGGAACTGAGTTACAAAGGATGCGAAGCTGGTTCCCAGCATTTGGCAGCCAGTTCTCAGGGGTCTGCATCCAGGATTTTAGATGATGTTCACCTTTTCGTGAGTAAACTTACCCAGGGTAGCTGAAATCACAGCTCTGGGTATTCTAACACCAGCTTGTCACATCTTTGAGCATGGCTACTTAAGGGTGGAAGATAAGACCTATATATCCTTCAGCAGGTACGGGGGTTGGCTCCAACGGACGACATCTTTGACCTTGAAGAGACCAATCTGACCACTGTAGAGTAGCCTCAGGCTCCAAGTGAATGCCTCAATGCAGCCAAACTCGCTCAACATCCAAAAGAAGCCACAGATGGTATCTACTGCTTCTGTAAGGTTGAAGAATACAGTGTAGAGATCCTGATGTTAATtgctgcttttccttcttctttttttttctttctctctttccttctgtttaaGGACTTCTCTACCAACATGACTTGCGGTCTACAGCCACAATGAATTTTTTGATAGTAACGTTATCAATCCAGTGGAGCAGAAACATCCTAGTCTTCCGACAATCTTCCTATAGACATATTGAACATAGAGAACAGAAATGATTCTAGGGTTGCCTTATCTCTGAATTCTTCTTGCAGATATAAAGAACATAACATCTTTGAATTCTTGAGGCATTGTCGCAATACTCTATTTACTATGAGAAGCGGATATAGAAATGCAGTTCATCACTGCTCTCCTTTTAAGAATTCCAAGAgagtaaaaaagagagaagccacagTTCTCCAGATCAGACCAGATGACATGGTAacaccaaagagaaaaagaaatgatcatcCACACTCCTTATACACACAAACCCCTTCCTCTGTACGTACCCTCTGTTCTTTGGTCCAGGTCCCTCATGAGCTGAAAGTTTCTCTGCAGTTCAAATGGGAGGTTTTCGATACCTAGGGAGAAGAAAAGACACTGAGAATCACTGGACTCCATAGGCCTAACAGTTGTTTTTAAAGTGCAGGTCCAAAACGGGACTCAGTTTTCCCTCCTTGGAACCATTGGATTTATCTGGAACAGCACTCATCATTCCTTTCTCAGAGGaggctgtgtctgtgtctctccacaACTAACTTTGCCATTTCTGCACAGCTTTCCCACCATTTGTCCCCTCAAGGACCTTACTCTACAAATCAGCCCCTCCCTTTCCTTGACTTTCAAACTTTGCCTCCAAGCTCCTTGCCGTTAACCCAAATACCCTCCTGGTATCCTCCAGcactcctcacacacacacacttccactCTGGTCTTCAGATCGTAGTCagaatgtgctttaaaaaaaaaaaaaaaaatgtaaacctcGTCAAGTCATGCTCCTGCTTTAAAATCACCTGGTGACTTCCTATCACACAATTCCTATTCCCATTTTGCACTTTCTGGCCCATGCTCATCTTACGCCAGCCTTCATTCACGTCAGTCCCCCTTTGTGCTCTGTCTGATCTGACCAGACTGGTCTTCTCCGAGTGCCCCCAACTTGCCAGGGCTTGTCCTGCTACCTGGCTTTTTGTCTCCTGcattctctgcctggaatgcgcTGCTTGGGGTTCTTCATCCCACCTCCACCATATCTGTTGGCCTACTAAACTCTTCGTTCTTCAAAGCTCAGCCTAACCTGGACTTCTCCAGACTCCAGGTGTCCTGGATTATGCTCTCAAGTTATTCTATCTCTACCGTTGTTCGCATTTATCCAACTGCAATTAATAATTAATTGTGCAACCAGTTATTTGGTATCTATCTCCCTAGCCTTCCTTCTGGaagtgtctgtcttctctcttatTTTGCTATGGCTTGCAGACAGAGGGTCTTAAATAAATACCTGAACAAGTGCATCTATACTTGTCTCCCCACgaaagaaaaatctcttctcGTGACTCCATTTCAAACTTCTAAAATGCCTTCACTGCTTTAACCTATAATCTCAGGTCTGCTGCCACTAGTTTACGGAGATTACTTTGAGTTACCAATGACTTACCAAATCAAACGATCTGTTATTAGtcctatcttaaaaaaaatatgtctgcAGCAGATGGCCCCATCTTCTTGCCTTCAGCAAATTTTTCTCCTCTTAGGATTCCAAGTCTCATCACATACTTTCTGATAATTCCAATAGTGATGGTTTCTTTACCTGTCCCTTAAATGTTAATGCTTTCTTGAGGTTATACTTTAATCCTCTCATTTTCTCACTTTACTTGTATTCCCTGAATGAACTTGATCTCATCCACTCCTACAGTCCATACCTAAACTTAAGTCTAAACTGAATTAAGTATATTGCTATACTCCTGAAGTTGAATTAAGTATATTGCTGATGGCATCCTGTCTACCTCATTTCCCAAGCATGAGATCAAGGAATCACCTTagattcttccttctctctcaactACTCATTCAATCAGTGCTGTCCTTTTTGCTCCTAAATATTCCTGTCACTCTCTCAGACCTGACCTTCTCATACATCAGTTATCTTCCTTTATTAAAATCACTCTACTTAAGAAAATCTGTTGGTTCTTCACTATTGAAAATGCAAACCTCTTAGCTTGGCTTAAAAGACCTTGCGCAATCCAGCCCCAGCCTCTTTTTCTAGCCACTTCCCAATCTTCCACCTTAGAGTCCTATGTATCAAACACTCTGACTTCACTTTTCCCTGACCTGCCATAAACCCATCATACCTTTGCTGATGCTTTTCCCAACCAgcaatttcctttctctctccacacTGGCAAATAAACACTCAGTCTTCAAAACTCTATTCAAATATCACATCCTCTGGTAAAGCTGTACCTACACCCCTAGGTAATTAGCCCTTCTTTCTCCAGTGCTACCAAgtccttttaatgtatttctatGATTCCACTCATCACATTGTTTTGTAATCATTTATTATCAGAATCTGTTATGAGCACTTGAGGGCAGGGTCTTTGTCTTACTCATTTTGCTATATCCACAGTAGCTGCCATTAAGTCTGACCCAGAGCAGGgcctcaataaatgaatgaatgaatgaatgaatgaatgaacgaacgactCCCAACACTAAGACAAATGTAAGCCCATAGGGGTGACAGGCTTTGTGAAGGGGTGGATTACACAAATGGCAAACATAACACTAGATTTCTATTTGAAAGGAATTGGATCCAAGAAGAGAAGCGTTCCAGTTGATCATCTGACAGCCACTCATAGCCCTCTAGCCCAGGAGAGACCGCTTCTGAGAAAGAACTGAGCGGAGTGGCTGCGAGCAGGTCTTTGTCGCCGCTCCAAATGGCAGTGGGTGATACACTAACACAATCGATTCGGAACGATtcggggtgaaaaaaaaaaaatatcctgaagCTGGAGGCCCTGGAGATGGGGTCGGCAAATATCTTTCCAGCTCTGCCCATTAGTCCTTCAAGAGCCATCCCCTCAGTCCTACCGCGCAGCCCCTCCCTCGTCTACACCCAAAAGCCAGGCCTCGACCCTGCTGCCCCGCCCCCTCTTTCTTCACACCGTCCAATACATTCTCTCACCGAACCCCTTCACAGTTGTGACTTTCTGACCACCGGGACTTCGGGGCCGTACGGCTCCTCAGTCCCGattcccgccccccaccgccactCTATGACCCCtgaccccctcctccagcctgctCTTACTGTCCAGATAATGTTCCAAATACATCCCCGCAGCCATCttgaagcaaaacaaagcaactTCCGATCCGCCCCGGAAGTGACTGAATCGCAACAGGCGCTGAAGCTATTATCCTTGGGTTGGAGCCTTTCCGCCCTTAAAAGAAGAGCTTCCGCCCTCACTAAATTATCCGCTGGGACACATCCGCCCGACGTTCATACTTTCCCTTTTGCGTAGGTAGCTGGGGCCGCCCGTACTGAGGTACCTGGAGGCAGCTTTAGCCCGCTTCCGCCCTTACTGAGGCCCCAGTACGCGACCGAGGCAGGCATGACGTCACTGCAGGTCGCCATTTTGCATTACCTAtcaaactttttttccctccaaaaaagGCGATGTGCGGtaatgtgggagaaaaaaatccttgTCTCTTTAGGATTGTATTCCATAAATATCCCTTTTCAGCGTCTGgagactcttttttcctttttgccggGTATGAGTCTAGTGACCAGAGCAGGTCCCGGCTGAATCCAGACTTTCCTCAAGGTAGCTAGTTTCTTAACGAAGTTGGGGAGGCATAGTTGGTGTTGTGAGATTTAAACCCTCCGCCTTTCTGTTCACTCACACGCACATCAGCTCTCCTGGATTATTTTTTGTATAATCTCTATTTACTAAGAGTTACACAATAAAGCTATAATTCTCCACACCTCTTGTCCGGGTTCATGTCCTTTTATACttgaatacatatacacacacacaaaatgacatACTACTTCCGGCCTTGCCCTCTTAtttttgtctcccccccccccccgcctttcccctccccacccctccccagtttATATATGATGTTAACTAACACGATTTGGAAAGGATTGGAGCACAGAGCTCACAACTGGGCCAGTTAGATGACAGCTGTCGTCCCAGTCAGCTACAGATTGAGGACTCTTCCTCATGAGGACTCATCCTCTATGAGGATGGAAAGCAATCCAGTGCACGACTGACTGCCACCATACTGGGAGACAACTCAAAGCACATAACCTAATAGTGGCGTTAGTAAAATCGCATTATGGAGATTGTCACCCCTCACAAATTCTTGATAATTATCAATGCCGCAGGGCAGGGCTTTAATGATACAGATTTTCAACCACCTAATTTAGACCAAGTATGTGAAGAAGGGTAAGGTGAAACCTCAGGTTTACTACTGAGCAGGTGGTAAGATACAGCAGTTGGATCTAGAAGACCACTCTGTCATGTCCCTGGATAAGCAATTTAATCTCTGTGCCTATGTCCTTCTCTGTGAGAATAACAGGACCTACCTCATAGAGTTCCTGCTACGAGTGAGTGTGAATGAATCCTTAAAAAGAGTAGATTCTGGTTCTAATACTTGTGGTGAAGATAGGACGGTCAGGGCATTTTCAGCAATTGGTGAGAGCAGGCGAAAAAAGTAATATTCAGGAAGCTAACACACACGGACATATTTTGTCATATGGGATACATTCATTAGTGCCACACCACAGATTGAGAGATCTTGGATGTCCACCCAACAGACTAGCTGAGCCCAAAACTTAAGTGGGCATCATTTCATTGACTATACAAATCCCACCAGGTAATGAGCACAGTTCCCCAGCCGTACACAGAGGACAGCCACACCGTTGGGTGTTGGGCGCTTTGTCACAACTTTTTCAGTGCTTAAaggtttttaattctcaaaaaggAATCTTGGAGGTGATCTAGTCCAATCCCTTAACGGCTGAAGCTTCTCAGTCAACACCGGTTGGCGGTAAAGCCAAGGCGAAAGTCCAGGTTTCCTGACCACATTCTGCTCAGCACTACAACTGTCCTGCCTCGCTACTCAGTTCTGGTTATGGCTTCCACCACTGCAAACCTACATATATGGATAGGATAATAgatacatgtatgtacacacattgCCAGTTGGAATTACAACCGAGCCCAGTGATGCTCAGGCAGGAGCGTAGGCCCTTTCAAGAGGgcatgtttctatttctttgacaGGGAGCTTCGTGGTTTTATTAACACATGACTGAAACCTTGCTGTCACAGACTTAGGCATCACAGTCCCCTTGACAAGATCTGTATGTAGAAACTCTCATAAACCAAGATTTCACTTGAATTATCAAAGCTGTGCCCTTTTACACtaggggacacacacacagagcctcaTCACACAgcattcactcttcacagacacaCACTCTAGTGTAAATCCTTAGTACTGTCCTTGAACATCTCCCCAGATAGCTTCTTCCCATGCTCGCTCACATCAGTAGCTCCACTGCCTCTGATCCTTTTACACGAATTTATTTCTATACAAGGTTCTAAAAACACCCCTTGGTTTgtacataagtttttttttttcttcattttaaattgctttataaCAActgatttcctgattttttttcattttgtcttttctctgaaatctgccatggtttaaaaacaaacaaaaagggcaaaaggaaataaaaatgccattGGCCAGAAGACAgggtggagaaaaacaaaaaagacaaaaataaacaaaacatcaaaTATGAAAATTCTGAGAGATAATGCATTTATAAACACAGAAATGGTTACAACAAAGATGGCCGTGATgagtgggtatatatatatatttatatatatatttatatataaatccgTGTCCGGCAATTGACCGTGGCACCTAGGGAGCTAAGTCCAGTCCTTGTGTTTGCCCTGAACTCTCCCT
It encodes the following:
- the ING4 gene encoding inhibitor of growth protein 4 isoform X3; amino-acid sequence: MAAGMYLEHYLDSIENLPFELQRNFQLMRDLDQRTEDLKAEIDKLATEYMSSARSLSSEEKLALLKQIQEAYGKCKEFGDDKVQLAMQTYEMVDKHIRRLDTDLARFEADLKEKQIESSDYDSSSSKEGRTQKEKKAARARSKGKNSDEEAPKAAQKKLKLVRTSPEYGMPSVTFGSVHPSDVLDMPVDPNEPTYCLCHQVSYGEMIGCDNPDCSIEWFHFACVGLTTKPRGKWFCPRCSQERKKK
- the ING4 gene encoding inhibitor of growth protein 4 isoform X1 → MAAGMYLEHYLDSIENLPFELQRNFQLMRDLDQRTEDLKAEIDKLATEYMSSARSLSSEEKLALLKQIQEAYGKCKEFGDDKVQLAMQTYEMVDKHIRRLDTDLARFEADLKEKQIESSDYDSSSSKGKKKGRTQKEKKAARARSKGKNSDEEAPKAAQKKLKLVRTSPEYGMPSVTFGSVHPSDVLDMPVDPNEPTYCLCHQVSYGEMIGCDNPDCSIEWFHFACVGLTTKPRGKWFCPRCSQERKKK
- the ING4 gene encoding inhibitor of growth protein 4 isoform X5, which produces MSSARSLSSEEKLALLKQIQEAYGKCKEFGDDKVQLAMQTYEMVDKHIRRLDTDLARFEADLKEKQIESSDYDSSSSKGKKKGRTQKEKKAARARSKGKNSDEEAPKAAQKKLKLVRTSPEYGMPSVTFGSVHPSDVLDMPVDPNEPTYCLCHQVSYGEMIGCDNPDCSIEWFHFACVGLTTKPRGKWFCPRCSQERKKK
- the ING4 gene encoding inhibitor of growth protein 4 isoform X4, which encodes MAAGMYLEHYLDSIENLPFELQRNFQLMRDLDQRTEDLKAEIDKLATEYMSSARSLSSEEKLALLKQIQEAYGKCKEFGDDKVQLAMQTYEMVDKHIRRLDTDLARFEADLKEKQIESSDYDSSSSKGRTQKEKKAARARSKGKNSDEEAPKAAQKKLKLVRTSPEYGMPSVTFGSVHPSDVLDMPVDPNEPTYCLCHQVSYGEMIGCDNPDCSIEWFHFACVGLTTKPRGKWFCPRCSQERKKK
- the ING4 gene encoding inhibitor of growth protein 4 isoform X2; this encodes MAAGMYLEHYLDSIENLPFELQRNFQLMRDLDQRTEDLKAEIDKLATEYMSSARSLSSEEKLALLKQIQEAYGKCKEFGDDKVQLAMQTYEMVDKHIRRLDTDLARFEADLKEKQIESSDYDSSSSKGKKSRTQKEKKAARARSKGKNSDEEAPKAAQKKLKLVRTSPEYGMPSVTFGSVHPSDVLDMPVDPNEPTYCLCHQVSYGEMIGCDNPDCSIEWFHFACVGLTTKPRGKWFCPRCSQERKKK